A single region of the Equus przewalskii isolate Varuska chromosome 26, EquPr2, whole genome shotgun sequence genome encodes:
- the TOMM5 gene encoding mitochondrial import receptor subunit TOM5 homolog, with protein MFRIEGLAPKLDPEEMKRKMREDVVSSIRNFLIYVALLRVTPFILKKLDSI; from the exons ATGTTCCGGATCGAGGGCCTCGCGCCGAAGCTGGACCCCGAGGAGATGAAACGGAAGATGCGCGAGGACGTGGTCTCCTCCATACGGAACTTCCTCATCTACGTGGCGCTGCTGCGAGTCA ctcctTTTATCTTAAAGAAATTGGACAGCATATGA